From Cellulomonas chengniuliangii, the proteins below share one genomic window:
- a CDS encoding alpha-galactosidase, with protein sequence MTPRRTPAHGRPPGVDVGGSIVQLRAAGVGVVVDLGGGTLPRVLHWGADLGPLDPGALAALRTGARPTPLGFPVDGEVEIAVLPEQSAGYLGAPGLSGHRDGADFSTAFRVAAARLEHGSDGAQRLVVDAADEHAGLELRLVLELTAQGLVRQQARLTSTGRGVFTVDGLLLTLPVPARATELLDFTGRHLRERSPQRTAFTHGARLRENRRGRTGYDAAHVLVAGVAGFAHRHGEVWGVHVAWSGNHRSLAERSHYNPGLLGGGELLLPGEVRLTPGESYTTPWLYGSHGHGLDALAARFHEWMRARPQHPRRPRPVVANTWEAVYFQHDLERLTDLADAAAAVGVERFVLDDGWFGSRRDDSTGLGDWFVSAEAWPDGLGPLVEHVTGLGMEFGLWVEPEMVNPDSDVARAHPDWMLRAPSRLPREARHQQVLDLGRPEAFAYILERLDALLTEYPIAYLKWDHNRDLVDAGHGSRGVGGVHGQTRAVYRLLDELRALHPGVEVESCSSGGGRVDLEILERTDRVWTSDCIDALERQQIQRWTNLLVPLEVMGAHVGSGSAHSTGRRHPLSFRAGTALFGHLGVEWDLREADADERAELAAWIGLYKEVRSLLHTGVAVHADVADPAYDVHGVVAQDGSDALFAVVATATSAAYPTGRVTFPGLDPEASYHLRPQAPGDVVDGVASGSLVLPWWTPEGVWLPGRVLAEVGVEAPVLFPERLVLLRATRG encoded by the coding sequence ATGACACCGCGCAGAACGCCAGCCCACGGCCGGCCGCCGGGGGTCGACGTCGGCGGCTCGATCGTCCAGCTCCGCGCCGCGGGGGTCGGCGTGGTGGTGGACCTCGGCGGCGGCACGCTGCCACGCGTCCTGCACTGGGGCGCCGACCTCGGCCCGCTGGACCCCGGCGCCCTCGCCGCCCTGCGCACCGGCGCCCGGCCGACGCCCCTCGGCTTCCCCGTGGACGGCGAGGTCGAGATCGCGGTGCTGCCCGAGCAGTCCGCCGGCTACCTGGGCGCCCCCGGCCTGTCCGGTCACCGTGACGGGGCCGACTTCTCCACGGCCTTCCGGGTCGCCGCCGCCCGGCTAGAGCACGGCTCGGACGGCGCGCAACGGCTCGTCGTCGACGCGGCGGACGAGCACGCCGGCCTCGAGCTGCGGCTCGTGCTCGAGCTCACCGCGCAAGGCCTCGTGCGGCAGCAGGCGCGGCTCACGAGCACCGGGCGCGGCGTCTTCACGGTGGACGGGCTGCTGCTCACCCTGCCCGTGCCGGCGCGGGCCACCGAGCTGCTCGACTTCACCGGCCGGCACCTGCGCGAGCGCAGCCCTCAGAGGACGGCCTTCACGCACGGCGCCCGGCTCCGGGAGAACCGGCGCGGGCGGACCGGCTACGACGCCGCGCACGTGCTGGTGGCGGGCGTGGCGGGGTTCGCGCACCGGCACGGCGAGGTCTGGGGCGTGCACGTCGCGTGGTCGGGCAACCACCGCTCGCTCGCCGAGCGCAGCCACTACAACCCCGGGCTGCTGGGCGGCGGCGAGCTGCTGCTGCCCGGGGAGGTGCGGCTGACGCCGGGGGAGTCGTACACGACGCCGTGGCTGTACGGCTCCCACGGCCACGGGCTCGACGCGCTCGCGGCGCGGTTCCACGAATGGATGCGCGCCCGGCCGCAGCACCCACGGCGCCCGCGCCCCGTCGTGGCCAACACGTGGGAGGCGGTGTACTTCCAGCACGACCTCGAGCGGCTGACGGACCTGGCGGACGCGGCGGCGGCCGTCGGCGTCGAGCGTTTCGTGCTCGACGACGGCTGGTTCGGCTCGCGCCGCGACGACTCCACAGGGCTCGGCGACTGGTTCGTCTCCGCGGAGGCGTGGCCCGACGGCCTCGGGCCGCTCGTGGAGCACGTGACTGGGCTGGGCATGGAGTTCGGGCTGTGGGTCGAGCCGGAGATGGTCAACCCCGACTCGGACGTGGCCCGCGCGCACCCGGACTGGATGCTCCGTGCGCCCAGCCGCCTCCCGCGCGAGGCGCGCCACCAGCAGGTGCTCGACCTCGGCCGCCCGGAGGCGTTCGCGTACATCCTGGAGCGGCTTGACGCGCTGCTGACGGAGTACCCCATCGCATACCTCAAGTGGGACCACAACCGGGACCTGGTCGACGCGGGCCACGGCTCGCGCGGCGTGGGCGGCGTGCACGGGCAGACCCGGGCGGTCTACCGCCTGCTCGACGAGCTCCGCGCGCTGCACCCTGGTGTCGAGGTCGAGTCATGCTCGTCCGGCGGCGGCCGTGTCGACCTGGAGATCCTGGAGCGGACCGACCGGGTGTGGACCAGCGACTGCATCGACGCCCTGGAGCGCCAGCAGATCCAGCGCTGGACCAACCTGCTGGTCCCGCTCGAGGTGATGGGCGCGCACGTCGGGTCGGGGTCCGCGCACTCGACCGGGCGCCGCCACCCGCTGTCCTTCCGCGCGGGCACGGCGCTGTTCGGGCACCTGGGCGTCGAGTGGGACCTGCGCGAGGCCGACGCGGACGAGCGCGCGGAGCTCGCGGCGTGGATCGGGCTGTACAAGGAGGTGCGCTCCCTGCTGCACACCGGCGTGGCGGTGCACGCCGACGTGGCCGACCCGGCCTACGACGTGCACGGCGTGGTGGCGCAGGACGGCTCGGACGCGCTGTTCGCCGTGGTCGCGACCGCCACCTCGGCGGCCTATCCGACCGGCCGGGTGACCTTCCCAGGGCTCGACCCGGAGGCCTCGTACCACCTGCGCCCGCAGGCTCCGGGCGACGTCGTGGACGGTGTGGCGAGCGGCTCGCTCGTGCTGCCGTGGTGGACCCCCGAGGGGGTGTGGCTGCCGGGCCGCGTGCTCGCGGAGGTCGGTGTGGAGGCGCCGGTGCTCTTCCCGGAGCGGTTGGTGCTGCTGCGCGCGACCCGTGGGTGA
- a CDS encoding ABC transporter substrate-binding protein, whose amino-acid sequence MLLFTRRPGRRLAWTAAAVASVAALSLSACSGSDPAGANGGSGSAITVFNGATGTITENFNPFSPTALQPTLGVIFESLYWYNLASESEPTPMLATGHEWNEDGTELTITTREGVKWNDGEPFSAADVAFTFNLVNETPELNTTGLAATAEATDENTVVLSFAEQSFMQEPEILGNRGIVPEHIWKDVADPVTEVNSNPVGTGAFKVKSFSAQSYALEKNADYWEEGKPAIDEVRYISLETADAASAALTAGQVDWMSAFLPGLEQLLKDQEDLAYVNTPALTTSIYTCSNAELGCEGPQTDVAVRQAIYHAIDRTQLNNLAGGGFAGEGSPTLLLPERDAKWIVDPEHKVAPQTADTATANQILDAAGWTLGADGIRVKDGQKLALTIQTVTGWSDYISLNDAMRQQLKEVGIDLTPTQLSWNEWNANQTGGTFQLSLDSIGLYASPNPYYPYNQRYHSDNTTPVGESAISGNFARYSNPVVDAAVRAAGSTNDEAEQLAQYAIVQEQIVNDLPYIPIYINSTLTEFNTSRAEGWPTNDDKYAFAASWKAWDNGIILKTITPVTK is encoded by the coding sequence ATGCTCCTCTTCACTCGGCGCCCCGGGAGGCGCCTGGCCTGGACCGCGGCCGCCGTCGCCTCGGTCGCCGCTCTCAGCCTGAGCGCCTGCTCCGGATCCGACCCCGCCGGCGCCAACGGGGGAAGCGGATCCGCCATCACCGTCTTCAACGGCGCCACCGGCACCATCACCGAGAACTTCAACCCGTTCTCGCCCACCGCGCTGCAGCCCACGCTCGGCGTGATCTTCGAGTCGCTCTACTGGTACAACCTCGCCTCCGAGTCCGAGCCCACGCCCATGCTGGCCACCGGCCACGAGTGGAACGAGGACGGCACCGAGCTGACCATCACCACGCGCGAGGGCGTGAAGTGGAACGACGGCGAGCCGTTCAGCGCCGCCGACGTCGCGTTCACGTTCAACCTCGTCAACGAGACCCCCGAGCTCAACACCACCGGCCTGGCCGCCACCGCCGAGGCCACCGACGAGAACACCGTGGTGCTCTCGTTCGCCGAGCAGTCCTTCATGCAGGAGCCCGAGATCCTCGGCAACCGCGGCATCGTCCCCGAGCACATCTGGAAGGACGTCGCCGACCCGGTCACCGAGGTCAACTCCAACCCGGTCGGCACCGGGGCCTTCAAGGTGAAGAGCTTCTCCGCGCAGAGCTACGCGCTCGAGAAGAACGCCGACTACTGGGAGGAGGGCAAGCCCGCCATCGACGAGGTGCGCTACATCTCCCTCGAGACGGCCGACGCCGCCAGCGCCGCGCTCACCGCCGGGCAGGTGGACTGGATGAGCGCCTTCCTTCCGGGCCTCGAGCAGCTGCTCAAGGACCAGGAGGACCTCGCCTACGTCAACACCCCCGCGCTGACCACGTCCATCTACACCTGCTCCAACGCGGAGCTCGGGTGCGAGGGCCCGCAGACCGACGTCGCCGTCCGCCAGGCCATCTACCACGCGATCGACCGCACCCAGCTCAACAACCTCGCCGGCGGCGGGTTCGCGGGCGAGGGCAGCCCGACGCTGCTGCTGCCCGAGCGCGACGCGAAGTGGATCGTCGACCCCGAGCACAAGGTCGCCCCGCAGACGGCCGACACGGCCACGGCGAACCAGATCCTCGACGCCGCGGGCTGGACCCTCGGCGCCGACGGCATCCGCGTCAAGGACGGCCAGAAGCTCGCCCTCACCATCCAGACGGTCACCGGCTGGAGCGACTACATCTCGCTCAACGACGCGATGAGGCAGCAGCTCAAGGAGGTCGGCATCGACCTCACGCCGACCCAGCTCTCGTGGAACGAGTGGAACGCCAACCAGACCGGGGGCACCTTCCAGCTGTCGCTCGACTCGATCGGCCTCTACGCCTCGCCGAACCCGTACTACCCGTACAACCAGCGCTACCACAGCGACAACACCACCCCGGTGGGCGAGTCCGCCATCTCCGGCAACTTCGCCCGCTACTCCAACCCGGTCGTCGACGCGGCGGTCCGCGCCGCCGGATCCACCAACGACGAGGCCGAGCAGCTCGCGCAGTACGCGATCGTGCAGGAGCAGATCGTGAACGACCTGCCGTACATCCCCATCTACATCAACTCGACGCTCACCGAGTTCAACACGAGCCGCGCGGAGGGCTGGCCCACGAACGACGACAAGTACGCGTTCGCGGCGTCCTGGAAGGCCTGGGACAACGGGATCATCCTCAAGACGATCACGCCCGTCACCAAGTAG
- a CDS encoding ABC transporter permease has translation MRYVLQKLGFYVAALWAALTLNFLIPRWMPGDPVDIMISKLATRGPVTPSTRHAIELLLGTDSQQPLWQQYIAYLGQISSGNLGTSVVYFPTPVAKVISQTLPWTIGLIGIATIISFLVGIGLGTLAGWKRGSWLDNVIPVTTMLQSVPYFWLALILLFAFGSVWQVFPLNGGYDVYTTSIGLSWPFISSVLYYGALPALTIVISSIGGWMLGMRNMMVSTLSEDYILTAEAKGLKPGRIMRTYAARNAVLPSIAGFAISLGFVVAGSIVTEAVFSYPGIGSALLQAVNSNDYALMQGIFLVITLSVLGANLLVDLLYTIIDPRTRARA, from the coding sequence ATGAGATACGTCCTGCAGAAGCTGGGGTTCTACGTGGCGGCCCTGTGGGCCGCGCTCACGCTGAACTTCCTCATCCCGCGGTGGATGCCGGGCGACCCCGTCGACATCATGATCTCGAAGCTCGCGACGCGGGGGCCGGTCACGCCGTCCACCCGTCATGCCATCGAGCTCCTCCTCGGCACCGACTCGCAGCAGCCGCTGTGGCAGCAGTACATCGCCTACCTCGGCCAGATCTCCTCCGGGAACCTCGGCACCTCGGTGGTCTACTTCCCCACACCGGTGGCCAAGGTGATCTCGCAGACCCTGCCGTGGACCATCGGCCTGATCGGGATCGCCACGATCATCTCGTTCCTGGTCGGGATCGGGCTGGGCACGCTGGCGGGTTGGAAGCGCGGCTCGTGGCTGGACAACGTCATCCCCGTGACGACGATGCTCCAGTCCGTGCCGTACTTCTGGCTCGCCCTCATCCTGCTCTTCGCGTTCGGCAGCGTGTGGCAGGTGTTCCCGCTCAACGGGGGCTACGACGTGTACACCACGTCGATAGGCCTGAGCTGGCCGTTCATCTCGTCGGTGCTCTACTACGGCGCCCTCCCTGCGCTGACGATCGTCATCTCGTCGATCGGCGGCTGGATGCTCGGGATGCGCAACATGATGGTCTCGACCCTGTCAGAGGACTACATCCTCACCGCCGAGGCCAAGGGCCTGAAGCCGGGGCGCATCATGCGCACCTACGCCGCCCGCAACGCGGTGCTCCCGTCGATCGCCGGCTTCGCGATCTCGCTGGGCTTCGTGGTGGCCGGCTCGATCGTCACGGAGGCCGTCTTCTCCTACCCGGGGATCGGGTCCGCGCTGCTGCAGGCCGTCAACAGCAACGACTACGCGCTGATGCAGGGCATCTTCCTGGTGATCACCCTGTCCGTCCTCGGAGCGAACCTCCTGGTCGACCTGCTCTACACGATCATCGACCCGCGCACGCGGGCCCGGGCGTAG
- a CDS encoding ABC transporter permease yields MALTTQDPTIAESESHLPAPSGRTRRRSLPPMTLKLGIGLSIAGAIALFGLIGPYFVGDPSRVDNIGLSAPGGGFLLGATQTGQDVFAQLAHATRGSLTIGLVVGVLTLVLSTFFGVVGAYVGGVVDESFSLFSNVMLVIPGLPLVIVISSYVPDKSVWLIAFVLALTSWAGSARVLRGFTLSLRNRDYVLASRVSGERSWRILTVEVLPNLIPLLASQVVFAVIFAILGEAGLSFLGLGASGSFTWGTMLYYAQNGLALRLGAWWWFIPPGLMLALFGAALSLINFSIDEIINPKLRSQTRAVRRSWRMSRAQLQSAKESTL; encoded by the coding sequence ATGGCACTGACCACCCAGGACCCGACGATCGCGGAGAGCGAGTCGCACCTGCCAGCCCCCAGCGGCCGCACGCGCAGGCGCTCGCTGCCGCCCATGACCCTCAAGCTCGGCATCGGGCTGTCCATCGCCGGCGCGATCGCGCTGTTCGGCCTCATCGGGCCGTACTTCGTGGGGGACCCCTCCAGGGTCGACAACATCGGCCTGAGCGCCCCCGGTGGCGGCTTCCTTCTCGGCGCCACGCAGACCGGGCAGGACGTCTTCGCCCAGCTCGCGCACGCGACGCGGGGCTCGCTGACCATCGGGCTCGTGGTGGGTGTGCTGACCCTTGTGCTCTCCACGTTCTTCGGTGTCGTGGGCGCCTACGTGGGAGGCGTGGTCGACGAGTCGTTCTCGCTGTTCAGCAACGTGATGCTGGTGATCCCGGGCCTCCCGCTGGTCATCGTCATCTCGAGCTACGTGCCGGACAAGAGCGTGTGGCTGATCGCGTTCGTGCTCGCCCTGACCAGCTGGGCTGGCTCGGCGCGCGTGCTGCGCGGGTTCACGCTCTCGCTGCGGAACCGCGACTACGTGCTCGCCTCACGGGTCAGCGGCGAGCGGTCCTGGCGGATCCTCACCGTCGAGGTGCTGCCCAACCTGATCCCGCTGCTCGCGTCGCAGGTGGTGTTCGCCGTCATCTTCGCCATCCTCGGCGAGGCGGGCCTGTCCTTCCTCGGCCTCGGGGCCTCGGGCTCGTTCACCTGGGGCACCATGCTCTACTACGCGCAGAACGGGCTCGCGCTGCGGCTCGGCGCCTGGTGGTGGTTCATCCCGCCCGGCCTGATGCTCGCGCTGTTCGGCGCAGCGCTATCCCTCATCAACTTCTCGATCGACGAGATCATCAACCCCAAGCTGCGCTCGCAGACTCGCGCGGTGCGGCGCTCCTGGCGCATGTCGCGCGCCCAGCTCCAGAGCGCGAAGGAGTCCACGCTGTGA
- a CDS encoding ABC transporter ATP-binding protein has protein sequence MTTTPASAPARTPAGTSPHPVLTIEDLSIDYLVDPVVHAVRNVTLSLGRGEVLGLAGESGCGKSTLAYGVNRLLKPPAVITSGRAVFHSREGYEIDLGALHGEDLRAFRWDRIAMVFQGAMNSLNPVISVQAQLEDIFTTHRPDMGRAERVERCGELLERVGVDRSRLSSFAHELSGGMRQRVMIAMAMALDPQVMIMDEPTTALDVVVQREILREITRLRSELGFAVIFITHDLPLLLEISDRIAIMREGEVVELADAMTLYTRPQHEYTKKLLGSFPSLTGARGGFIRSGVDEHVLVEAGVDEEEAR, from the coding sequence GTGACGACCACGCCCGCCTCCGCGCCCGCCCGGACCCCGGCGGGGACGTCGCCCCACCCGGTGCTCACCATCGAGGACCTGAGCATCGACTACCTCGTGGACCCGGTGGTGCACGCGGTGAGGAACGTGACCCTGTCGCTGGGCCGCGGCGAGGTGCTCGGCCTCGCGGGGGAGAGCGGCTGCGGCAAGAGCACCCTCGCCTACGGAGTGAACCGCCTCCTCAAGCCGCCCGCGGTGATCACGAGCGGCCGCGCGGTGTTCCACTCGCGGGAGGGGTACGAGATCGACCTGGGCGCCCTGCACGGCGAGGACCTGCGGGCCTTCCGGTGGGACCGGATCGCCATGGTGTTCCAGGGGGCGATGAACTCGCTCAACCCGGTGATCAGCGTGCAGGCCCAGCTCGAGGACATCTTCACCACCCACCGGCCCGACATGGGCCGCGCCGAGCGGGTCGAGCGGTGCGGCGAGCTGCTCGAGCGGGTCGGGGTGGACCGCAGCAGGCTCTCGTCTTTCGCGCACGAGCTCTCGGGCGGGATGAGGCAACGCGTGATGATCGCGATGGCCATGGCGCTCGACCCGCAGGTCATGATCATGGACGAGCCCACCACGGCGCTCGACGTGGTGGTGCAGCGCGAGATCCTGCGCGAGATCACCCGGCTCCGGTCCGAGCTGGGCTTCGCGGTCATCTTCATCACGCACGACCTGCCGCTGCTGCTGGAGATCAGCGACCGCATCGCGATCATGCGCGAGGGCGAGGTCGTCGAGCTGGCGGACGCGATGACGCTCTACACCCGGCCGCAGCACGAGTACACCAAGAAGCTGCTCGGGTCCTTCCCGAGCCTGACCGGCGCCCGTGGCGGGTTCATCCGCTCGGGCGTCGACGAGCACGTGCTCGTCGAGGCCGGCGTCGACGAGGAGGAGGCACGATGA
- a CDS encoding ABC transporter ATP-binding protein produces the protein MTTLEVRDVVKEYHLRSGFRSSTLTAVDHVSFTLAPGRTVALVGQSGSGKSTIAKLLMQLERPTSGQIVMDGKPVRRRGAGLREYRKEVQMVFQDPFASLNPYHTIEHHLERPIRLHQRGLSADEVRAKVRSLLERVRLDSSDEFARRRPHELSGGQRQRVAIARALAPEPGILVADEPVSMLDVSIRLGVLNLLAGLQREENLGVLYITHDLATARHFSDEILVMYRGQIVERGPADDVILNPQHAYTRLLAEAAPDPERRLRELSASA, from the coding sequence ATGACCACCCTCGAGGTGCGTGACGTGGTGAAGGAGTACCACCTGCGCAGCGGCTTCCGCTCGTCGACCCTGACGGCCGTGGACCACGTGAGCTTCACGCTGGCGCCGGGGCGCACGGTCGCCCTGGTGGGCCAGTCGGGTAGCGGCAAGTCGACCATCGCGAAGCTGCTCATGCAGCTCGAGCGGCCCACCAGCGGGCAGATCGTGATGGACGGGAAGCCGGTGCGCCGGCGCGGCGCCGGCCTGCGGGAGTACCGCAAGGAGGTGCAGATGGTCTTCCAGGACCCGTTCGCCTCGCTCAACCCGTACCACACCATCGAGCACCACCTGGAGCGGCCGATCCGGCTCCACCAGCGAGGGCTCTCGGCCGACGAGGTGCGCGCGAAGGTGCGCTCCCTGCTCGAGCGGGTGCGCCTGGACTCGTCCGACGAGTTCGCCCGCCGGCGCCCGCACGAGCTCTCCGGCGGGCAGCGGCAGCGCGTGGCGATCGCGCGGGCGCTGGCCCCCGAGCCCGGCATCCTGGTGGCCGACGAGCCCGTGTCCATGCTCGACGTCTCGATCCGGCTCGGCGTGCTCAACCTGCTGGCGGGCCTGCAGCGGGAGGAGAACCTGGGCGTCCTCTACATCACCCACGACCTGGCCACAGCCCGGCACTTCTCGGACGAGATCCTGGTGATGTACCGGGGCCAGATCGTGGAGCGCGGCCCCGCCGACGATGTCATCCTCAACCCGCAGCACGCGTACACCCGGCTGCTGGCCGAGGCCGCGCCCGACCCCGAGCGTCGCCTGCGCGAGCTGTCGGCGTCGGCCTGA
- a CDS encoding ROK family transcriptional regulator — translation MSSTSLGMAHTSSRSAILDVIRAAGTISRVELTHATGLTGATISTVVRRLMNEGLVVEAGRAESTGGKPRRLLQLDPNARYAVGVHLDHAGITYVLANLGGAIVARWRKSGAGSDDPQEVVARMVGEIDAMVTRAGVDHARVLGVGVVSPGPITASVGMVLAPPIMQRWADYPLGDALEEAVGVPVLLDNDATAAAIGEYWAGGIEKTSAFAALYMGTGIGAGVLVNGAVYRGSSSNAGEIGHICVDVDGPECWCGSRGCVEALAGPAAVVAAAQAEGLDLGQPDRTVAEQFAAVARSALRGEAAAQAILQRSARYIGVAAQTLANIMDVDLVALTGPSFAVAGSIYLPTVEEQLGRSFFARGSHAVRVTISSNASEAAAVGAAALVLQSELAPRQSGLRLPAPLLAESDGAKPSAALG, via the coding sequence GTGAGCAGCACGAGCCTCGGCATGGCGCACACCAGCAGCCGGTCGGCGATCCTCGACGTCATCCGGGCGGCCGGCACCATCAGCCGGGTCGAGCTGACCCATGCCACCGGCCTCACCGGGGCCACCATCTCGACCGTCGTCCGGCGGCTCATGAACGAGGGGCTCGTCGTCGAGGCCGGGCGCGCCGAGTCCACCGGGGGCAAGCCCCGCCGGCTGCTGCAGCTCGACCCCAACGCCCGGTACGCCGTCGGCGTGCACCTCGACCACGCGGGCATCACGTACGTGCTGGCGAACCTCGGCGGGGCGATCGTCGCCCGGTGGCGCAAGTCCGGCGCGGGGTCTGACGACCCCCAGGAGGTCGTGGCCCGGATGGTCGGCGAGATCGACGCGATGGTCACCCGCGCCGGCGTCGACCACGCCCGCGTCCTCGGCGTCGGCGTGGTGTCGCCCGGGCCCATCACCGCCTCTGTTGGGATGGTGCTGGCGCCGCCGATCATGCAGCGGTGGGCCGACTACCCCCTCGGCGACGCCCTCGAGGAGGCGGTGGGGGTCCCCGTGCTGCTCGACAACGACGCCACCGCCGCCGCGATCGGCGAGTACTGGGCCGGGGGCATCGAGAAGACGTCCGCGTTCGCCGCCCTGTACATGGGCACCGGGATCGGCGCCGGGGTGCTGGTGAACGGCGCCGTGTACCGCGGCTCGTCCTCCAACGCCGGGGAGATCGGCCACATCTGCGTCGACGTGGACGGCCCGGAGTGCTGGTGCGGCAGCCGGGGGTGCGTCGAGGCGCTCGCAGGCCCCGCGGCCGTCGTGGCAGCCGCGCAGGCCGAGGGGCTCGACCTGGGCCAGCCCGATCGCACCGTCGCCGAGCAGTTCGCGGCAGTGGCGCGGTCCGCGCTGCGAGGCGAGGCGGCCGCGCAGGCGATCCTGCAGCGCTCGGCCCGGTACATCGGCGTCGCGGCGCAGACGCTGGCGAACATCATGGACGTCGACCTGGTGGCCCTCACCGGGCCGTCGTTCGCCGTGGCCGGCTCGATCTACCTGCCCACCGTCGAGGAGCAGCTCGGCCGGTCGTTCTTCGCCCGGGGCAGCCACGCGGTGCGCGTGACCATCTCGTCGAACGCCTCGGAGGCGGCGGCGGTGGGCGCCGCGGCGCTCGTCCTGCAGAGCGAGCTGGCGCCTCGACAGTCCGGGCTACGGCTCCCGGCCCCGCTCCTGGCCGAGTCCGACGGCGCCAAGCCGTCCGCGGCGCTGGGCTGA
- a CDS encoding maltokinase N-terminal cap-like domain-containing protein, translated as MTTVGDAQDLADGEIVRLLADWLPGLRWYPVKGVVAALEVVGSRELADPRGEAGVRILVVRATAPGADVVLQIPVTLRSPGAVGAPAGAAVIGVAGVPPVEVRDGCGDPAFLRAWLAVADGPGAAVDADRARVLTGEQSNTSVVLPAAPQADGPPATPGILKVFRTLSPGDNPDVDVPRALAAYGWQHVPRPLGWLEGSWTDRDETARGHLAVLSQFLSGAEDGFELACAMAARGESFAEHARELGVVMASMHAALAAALPVPPPPPTVHRASSVAQAVRDRFRWAVAAVPELAPFAAAVEDLAVRTQHLDRLPAPQRIHGDLHLGQALYAHEAWFITDFEGEPLAPVAARTRPDLALRDVAGMLRSFDYAAAVGAVTGGGIADDAAAQEWTDAARAALLAGYRDARLAAGPHPGTDEDPTDIGHEARAQVLRALELDKALYEAVYEARNRPAWLSIPLRAIARLLT; from the coding sequence ATGACCACAGTCGGCGACGCCCAGGATCTCGCGGACGGCGAGATCGTCAGGCTGCTCGCCGACTGGCTGCCAGGCCTCCGCTGGTACCCCGTCAAGGGAGTGGTCGCGGCCCTCGAGGTGGTGGGCTCGCGCGAGCTCGCCGACCCCCGCGGCGAGGCCGGGGTGCGGATCCTGGTCGTGCGCGCCACCGCGCCGGGCGCCGACGTGGTGCTGCAGATCCCCGTGACCCTGCGCTCCCCCGGCGCGGTGGGAGCGCCGGCCGGCGCCGCGGTGATCGGCGTGGCTGGCGTCCCGCCCGTGGAGGTGCGCGACGGCTGCGGAGACCCGGCGTTCCTGCGCGCCTGGCTCGCCGTGGCCGACGGGCCGGGCGCCGCCGTCGACGCGGACCGTGCCCGCGTGCTCACCGGCGAGCAGTCCAACACGTCCGTGGTGCTGCCCGCCGCGCCTCAGGCCGACGGCCCACCCGCGACCCCCGGCATCCTCAAGGTGTTCCGGACTCTGTCACCGGGCGACAACCCGGATGTCGACGTGCCGCGGGCCCTCGCGGCGTACGGCTGGCAGCACGTCCCCCGCCCGCTCGGATGGCTCGAAGGCAGCTGGACTGACCGCGACGAGACCGCTCGCGGCCACCTCGCGGTGCTCAGCCAGTTCCTGTCCGGGGCGGAGGACGGTTTCGAGCTCGCCTGCGCCATGGCTGCGCGGGGCGAGTCGTTCGCCGAGCACGCACGCGAGCTCGGCGTGGTCATGGCCAGCATGCACGCGGCCCTGGCCGCCGCGCTTCCCGTGCCGCCGCCGCCGCCCACAGTCCACCGGGCCAGCTCGGTCGCGCAGGCAGTGCGGGACAGGTTCCGCTGGGCGGTGGCCGCCGTCCCGGAGCTGGCGCCGTTCGCCGCCGCGGTGGAGGACCTCGCCGTCCGCACCCAGCACCTGGACCGGCTGCCGGCGCCGCAGCGGATCCACGGCGACCTGCACCTGGGCCAAGCCCTCTACGCGCACGAGGCGTGGTTCATCACCGACTTCGAGGGCGAGCCACTGGCGCCCGTCGCGGCGCGGACCCGCCCGGACCTGGCCCTCCGGGACGTCGCCGGGATGCTGCGGTCCTTCGACTACGCGGCGGCAGTAGGCGCGGTGACCGGCGGCGGCATCGCGGACGACGCCGCGGCCCAGGAGTGGACGGACGCGGCCCGCGCGGCCCTGCTGGCCGGGTACCGGGACGCCCGGCTGGCCGCCGGACCACACCCGGGGACCGACGAGGACCCCACCGACATCGGCCACGAGGCGCGTGCCCAGGTGCTCCGGGCCCTCGAGCTCGACAAGGCGCTGTACGAGGCGGTCTACGAGGCGCGCAACCGCCCGGCTTGGCTGTCGATCCCGCTGCGGGCGATCGCTCGGCTGCTCACCTGA